TCCGGTGGGTTCATGCGTTCCCACAGGCTTTTCACCAGCAGCTCATCGGACATTTCCACCAGCGAGCAGACCACGGTGGTGGGGAAGCCGCATTCGATGGCCTCGCGAATGACCGAGCTGTAAACCTGTGCGGTGGTCAGTGCATCGATACGAAAACTGGTGACCATCAGGAACACATGGGACGGGTCCGCCGACTTGCCCAGCTTGCGCACTTTACGGCGCAGGTGCGGGTAGACCACATACAGGAACAGCATGCCGCGAAAGAAATGCGTAGCACCCATCGAGTAGCGCCAGATACCGACGGCGCCAATCAGGAAAATAAAATTCTTCGACTCGGAGTCGAACGTACTCGCCGGTAAGAGCAGGGCGAGTCCCATCAGCAGGCTCAAGAAGAACAGCCAGCCGGCAGATTGGAGCAGTACGTGTTTTAACTTGGACATAAGCGTCATCCGAAGGTGAAGAAGGCTCCAGGCTGCAAGCGCTGGGGATTGGTACGCTTGCAGCCTGAAACTTGCCGTTGCTGTTACCAGCAAATGCCTTCGGTGCGGCCGGTCACGCTGGTGGCCTTGGACATGAAGCCCACCAGGTCGACCACTTGCTTGCCGTGCGGGGCGTTATGCGCCAGGGCACGGAATTTCTCGTCGCGGTTGCCGAGGATGATCACGTCGGAGTTGTTGATCACATCGTCGAAGTCCGAGTTGAGCAGGGACGACACGTGCGGGATCTTGCCCTCGATGTAGTCCTTGTTGGCGCCGTGGACACGCGCATATTCGACGTTGCTGTCGTAGATGCTCAGGTCGTAGCCCTTGCCGATCAGCATTTCCGCGAGTTCCACCAATGGGCTTTCGCGCAGGTCATCGGTGCCGGCCTTGAAGCTCAGGCCCAGCAGCGCGACTTTGCGTTTGTCGTGGCTTTCGACGATGTCGAAGGCGTTCTGCACCTGGGACTCGTTGCTGCGCATCAGCGAGTTGAGCAGCGGCGCTTCCACGTCCAGGGAGCTGGCGCGGTAGGTCAGGGCACGCACGTCTTTTGGCAGGCACGAGCCGCCGAACGCGAAGCCTGGGCGCATGTAGTACTGGGACAGGTTGAGGGTCTTGTCCTGGCAGACCACTTCCATCACTTCGCGGCCATCGACGCCGACAGCCTTGGCGATGTTGCCGATTTCGTTGGCGAAGGTCACCTTGGTGGCGTGCCACACGTTGCAGGTGTACTTGATCATTTCGGCAACGGCGATGTCCTTGCGGATGATCGGTGCGTCGAGTTCTTCGTACAGCGCCTGCAGGACGTCGCCGGAGGCTTTGTCGAACTCGCCGATGACGGTCATCGGTGGCAGGTCGTAGTCGGCGATGGCGGTGGATTCACGCAGGAATTCCGGGTTGACCGCAACACCGAAGTCGACGCCGGCTTTCTTGCCGGAGCAGTCTTC
The sequence above is a segment of the Pseudomonas sp. R76 genome. Coding sequences within it:
- a CDS encoding nucleotide sugar dehydrogenase codes for the protein MRISIFGLGYVGAVCAGCLSARGHEVVGVDISQEKIDLINAGKSPIVEPGLGELLSQGIETGRLRGTTNFAEAIRDTDLSMICVGTPSKKNGDLELNYIESVCREIGFVLRDKTTRHTIVVRSTVLPGTVANVVIPILEDCSGKKAGVDFGVAVNPEFLRESTAIADYDLPPMTVIGEFDKASGDVLQALYEELDAPIIRKDIAVAEMIKYTCNVWHATKVTFANEIGNIAKAVGVDGREVMEVVCQDKTLNLSQYYMRPGFAFGGSCLPKDVRALTYRASSLDVEAPLLNSLMRSNESQVQNAFDIVESHDKRKVALLGLSFKAGTDDLRESPLVELAEMLIGKGYDLSIYDSNVEYARVHGANKDYIEGKIPHVSSLLNSDFDDVINNSDVIILGNRDEKFRALAHNAPHGKQVVDLVGFMSKATSVTGRTEGICW